A region of Arabidopsis thaliana chromosome 5, partial sequence DNA encodes the following proteins:
- a CDS encoding ARM repeat superfamily protein (ARM repeat superfamily protein; FUNCTIONS IN: binding; INVOLVED IN: biological_process unknown; LOCATED IN: cellular_component unknown; EXPRESSED IN: 22 plant structures; EXPRESSED DURING: 13 growth stages; CONTAINS InterPro DOMAIN/s: HEAT (InterPro:IPR000357), Armadillo-type fold (InterPro:IPR016024); BEST Arabidopsis thaliana protein match is: ARM repeat superfamily protein (TAIR:AT1G27210.1); Has 30201 Blast hits to 17322 proteins in 780 species: Archae - 12; Bacteria - 1396; Metazoa - 17338; Fungi - 3422; Plants - 5037; Viruses - 0; Other Eukaryotes - 2996 (source: NCBI BLink).), translated as MATKNSKQNMSVLLTKLGDRDTFTMAARELDLMARQIDPSSSSGNLQSFISVILSVDTGDKPAVRKHCIHLLAVLSVSLPLNSLSPFLSKILTRITRRLRDPDSSIRSTCVAAVSAISSRTTKPPFYSAFMKPLADTLFTEQEVNAQIGAALCLAAAIDSASDPDPVRLGQTLLPRLEKLVKCNAFKAKSAGVVVIGSVIGAGGLSGTSVSSGGLKGLVDCLLSFLVSEDWAARKAAAEALGRLATMERNELGEFKAKCLKIFESRKYDKVKAVREVMNQMMEAWKQVPDLSEEVSPPRSNASSKGDASDGRYPSGSRVGSTPAKSRTHLVNRSTPPGSSLATTARKQANRKSIDQKKTSLTASLTKPNVRRRLEWKAGGASIPTGVSLEDEQHCDHDENAKETSHSSHNTVQKLGGVSSSLNGNIPPSGATMVTGHHVLSENPNSNNCKGLEDISLIRNQLVQIEQQQANLMDLLQRFVGSSQHGMRGLETRVHGLELALDEISYDLAVSNGRMSNGSSRNNCCLLPSGSFIKSKFWKKHDSKYSASRMSTYRNRNAETTEIQNSRHRFNGSPGFIVNPLAEIRPDNDLQVCLTIEGRRETKPSKASETLKTTV; from the exons ATGGCGACGAAGAACTCAAAGCAAAACATGTCCGTGTTGTTAACTAAGCTCGGAGATCGAGATACTTTCACAATGGCGGCTCGTGAGCTTGATTTAATGGCTAGACAGATTGatccttcttcctcctccggGAATCTCCAGTCGTTTATTTCCGTTATACTCTCCGTCGACACCGGAGATAAACCGGCGGTTCGTAAGCATTGTATTCACTTGCTCGCCGTTTTATCagtttctcttcctctcaATTCTCTATCTCCTTTCCTCTCTAAGATCCTCACTCGCATCACGAGACGTCTCCGTGATCCCGACTCTTCGATTCGATCAACTTGCGTCGCGGCTGTGTCGGCGATCTCTTCACGCACGACGAAGCCTCCGTTTTACTCGGCGTTTATGAAGCCGTTAGCAGATACACTTTTCACTGAGCAGGAGGTTAATGCGCAGATCGGAGCGGCGCTTTGTCTCGCGGCGGCGATTGATTCAGCGTCTGATCCGGATCCGGTTCGGTTAGGGCAGACACTTTTGCCTAGGCTAGAGAAGCTCGTGAAGTGTAACGCGTTTAAGGCGAAATCGGCGGGAGTTGTTGTGATCGGAAGTGTGATTGGTGCTGGTGGTTTGTCTGGAACCAGTGTGAGCTCCGGTGGATTGAAAGGACTTGTGGATTGCTTATTGAGCTTCTTGGTTAGTGAAGATTGGGCGGCGAGGAAAGCAGCTGCTGAAGCTTTGGGGAGGTTAGCTACAATGGAGAGAAATGAGCTAGGTGAGTTCAAGGCTAAGTGCTTGAAGATCTTTGAAAGCAGGAAATATGATAAG GTGAAAGCTGTGAGAGAGGTGATGAATCAGATGATGGAGGCTTGGAAACAGGTTCCAGATTTATCAGAAGAGGTTTCTCCACCCAGATCTAATGCTTCTTCTAAAG gTGATGCAAGTGATGGACGATATCCTTCAGGGTCTAGAGTTGGTTCAACACCTGCTAAATCAAGAACTCATCTGGTTAACAGATCGACTCCACCGGGGAGTTCACTAGCCACCACGGCTAGGAAGCAGGCTAATAGAAAAAGCATTGATCAGAAGAAAACCAGTCTAACAGCATCACTTACAAAACCAAACGTGAGGAGAAGATTGGAATGGAAAGCTGGAGGAGCTAGTATTCCCACTGGTGTGTCTCTTGAAGACGAACAACATTGTGATCATGACGAGAATGCGAAGGAAACGAGTCATTCTAGTCACAATACGGTGCAGAAGTTAGGAGGTGTTTCCAGTTCTCTTAATGGCAATATCCCACCATCCGGTGCTACAATGGTAACAGGGCATCACGTCTTGTCTGAAAACCCAAATAGTAATAACTGCAAAGGGCTTGAAGATATATCTTTGATCCGTAATCAGCTTGTTCAGATTGAACAACAGCAAGCCAATCTAATGGATCTTCTTCAG AGATTTGTCGGAAGCTCGCAACACGGAATGCGTGGTCTGGAAACACGAGTTCACGGATTAGAACTTGCTCTGGACGAAATATCTTATGACTTGGCGGTTTCAAATGGGAGAATGAGTAACGGTTCAAGCAGAAACAACTGTTGTCTCCTTCCTTCTGGAAGTTTCATCAAATCTAAATTCTGGAAGAAACACGATTCCAAGTATTCAGCATCGAGAATGTCCACTTATAGGAACAGAAATGCAGAAACCACCGAGATACAAAACTCGAGGCATCGGTTTAATGGCTCTCCTGGATTTATAGTCAACCCATTAGCTGAAATTCGACCAGATAATGATCTGCAG GTCTGCCTCACAATTGAGGGACGACGAGAAACAAAACCTTCAAAAGCTTCTGAGACTTTAAAAACCACTGTGTGA